The Acinonyx jubatus isolate Ajub_Pintada_27869175 chromosome D1, VMU_Ajub_asm_v1.0, whole genome shotgun sequence genome includes a window with the following:
- the LOC106966140 gene encoding olfactory receptor 51F2 gives MLVLNNTNAQLLTFFLTGIPGLRAAQVWVSIPFCLLYVIALSGNSMILFVVLREQNLHEPMYYFLSMLSAIDLSLCLCTLPTTLGVFWFEAREITLNACIAQMFFLHGFTFMESGVLLAMAFDRFVAICDPLRYATILTNARIAQIGISMLIRNVAVMLPVVLFVKRLSFCRAVALSHSYCYHVDLIQLSCTDNRINSILGLFALFSTTGFDCPCILISYVLIIRSVLNIASSEGRQKAFNTCISHISAVAIFYIPLISLSLVHRYGHSAPLFVHTIMANVFLLIPPVLNPIIYSVKTKQIRKAIVKVLIQKQQI, from the coding sequence ATGTTGGTCCTCAATAATACCAATGCTCAACTTCTGACCTTCTTCCTGACGGGTATCCCTGGCCTGAGAGCAGCCCAGGTCTGGGTCTCCATCCCTTTTTGTCTCCTGTATGTCATCGCCCTCTCTGGGAACAGCATGATCCTATTTGTGGTCCTCCGTGAGCAGAACCTCCATGAGCCCATGTATTATTTCCTCTCTATGCTTTCAGCCATCGACCTGAGCTTATGCCTGTGCACACTTCCTACTACCCTTGGTGTTTTCTGGTTTGAAGCTCGCGAAATCACCTTAAATGCCTGCATTGCCCAGATGTTCTTTCTCCATGGATTTACTTTCATGGAGTCTGGGGTTCTATTGGCCATGGCCTTTGACCGTTTTGTAGCCATCTGTGATCCACTGAGATATGCCACCATCCTCACCAATGCCAGGATTGCCCAGATTGGGATAAGCATGTTGATAAGAAACGTTGCTGTAATGTTACCAGTGGTGCTCTTTGTCAAGAGGCTGTCCTTCTGCCGTGCTGTGGCCCTTTCACATTCTTACTGCTACCATGTTGATCTCATTCAACTCTCATGCACAGACAACAGAATCAACAGCATCCTTGGTCTGTTTGCACTTTTTTCCACGACGGGGTTTGATTGTCCTTGCATCTTGATCTCCTATGTCCTGATCATTCGATCTGTTCTCAACATTGCCTCCTCTGAGGGGCGGCAAAAAGCCTTCAACACCTGCATATCCCACATCAGCGCTGTTGCCATCTTCTACATCCCTCTCATCAGCTTGTCTCTTGTCCATCGCTATGGCCATTCAGCGCCTCTGTTTGTTCACACCATCATGGCCAATGTCTTCCTTCTCATCCCTCCTGTGCTCAACCCTATCATCTACAGTGTGAAGACTAAGCAGATTCGAAAGGCTATTGTCAAGGTCTTAATTCAGAAGCAACAAATCTAA